Within Kutzneria chonburiensis, the genomic segment TCCTTCGTGCTGCGCAAGTCCGCTGAGGCCGCTGCCGAGGTCATCGACCCCAAGCTGCTCGGCGCGGCCCTGCTCGACGAGGTCACCGCGGGTTGGCCGCTCGACCTGTTCGTGGTGTTCTCCTCGGTGTCCGGCGTGCTCGGCAGCCCCGGGCAGGCCGATTACGCCTTCGCCAACGCCGCTGCGGACCAGTTCGCCCGTCACCGTGCCACCGTTCGCGGCGGCCGGACGCTGTCGGTGGCCTGGCCGTACTGGGCCGAGGGCGGCATGGGCGACGCCACGGTCGAGGAGGTTCTCGCCGGTCTCGGCATGCGGCCGCTCAGCACAGCCGACGGCATCGCCACGCTCGAATCCCTGCTGTCCGACCCGAATGCCCCGATCACGCCGCTGGTCTTGTGCGGGGACAAGCAGAAGCTGCACGAGACGTTCCCGCAGCTGGGCACTGCTCAATCAGCGGAACCAGTGGTGGCGGATGCCCCGGCCGCACCGGAACCGCAACCGGAGACCGTGGCGGTTGTCGGCGACCTTCGGCCGGCGTTGGAGCTGCGGCTCGCGGCCGTGGTCGGCGAGGCCACGCGCACGCCGGTCGCCGAGGTCCGGCCCGACCGGTACTTCGAGGACCTCGGCATCGACTCGCTGCTCGTGGTCCGCATCGTCGAGCTGCTGGAACGCGACTTCGGCCAGCTGTCCAAGACGCTGCTCTTCGAATGCCAGACAGTGGCCGAGCTGGCCGACTACTTCCTGGCCGAGCAGCCGGACCGGTGTGTCGAACTGTGCGGCGTCAAGCAGCCCGTGACAACACCTGTTGTCAAGGCTGAGATCGTCGAAGAACCGCCCGTCCAGCCCATCGCCGGGGACAGCCGGGACATCGCCATCATCGGCGTCGCCGGTCGTTTCCCGGGTGGCGAGGAGCCGGACGAGTTCTGGCAGACCCTGTTGGCCGGCAAGGACCTCGTGACCGAGGTGCCGGCGGATCGCTGGGACGCCAACGCCATCTACGACGCCGACGCCACGCGCGTCGACCGCACGCACACGAAGTGGGGCTCGTTCCTCAACAACGTGCAGGACTTCGACGCACCGCTGTTCAACATCTCCCCGCGCGAGGCCGGCATCGTCGACCCGCAGGCACGGCTGTTCCTGGAGAGCTGCTGGACGGTACTGGAGGACGCCGGCTACCGGCCCGACCAGGTCGTCACGCGGGCCGATGACCTGCACCGACGGGACGTCGGCGTGTTCGTCGGCGCGATGTACGGCGAATACCAGCTGCACGAGGCCGAGGAACGCCTGCGCGGCAACCCGATCCTGGCCAACAGCGCGTACTGGTCGATCGCCAACCGGGTCTCGTACTTCTTCAACTTCCAGGGGCCGAGCGTCGCCGTGGACACGGCATGCTCCTCGGCGCTGACCGCGATCCACATGGCCAGCGAGGCGATTCGGGCCGGCAGCTGCAAGGTGGCGATCGCCGGCGGCGTGAACACGCTGATCCACCCCAACAAGTACTACATGCTCAGCCAGGGGCGGTTCGCCGCGAGTGACGGCCGGTGCCGCAGCTTCGGCGCAGGCGGCGACGGCTACGTGCCGGGCGAGGGTGTCGGATCCGTGCTGCTCAAGCCGCTGGCCGACGCGCTGGCCGACGGCGACCACATCCACGCGGTGATCAAGGGGACGTCCGCCAATCACGGCGGCCGGACTAATGGATACACCGTGCCCAATCCGAAGGCGCAGGCCGATCTGATCACGAAGGCGCTGCGGGACGCCGGCCTGGACGCCGGCTCGCTCGACTACATCGAGGCCCACGGCACCGGCACGTCCCTCGGGGACCCGATCGAGATCCGGGGCCTGACCAGCGCGTTCAACCGCGACGGTGTGCGGGCGAGGGGGATCTGCCCGATCGGCTCGGTGAAGTCGAACCTCGGGCACCTGGAGTCGGCCGCCGGTGTGGTGGCGCTGAGCAAGGTGTTGTTGCAGCTCAAGCACCGCACGCTGGTGCCGTCGATCCACTCGGAGCCGCCCAACCCGGAGATCGACTTCGCCCGCACGCCCTTTGTCGTGCAGAAGCAGGTCGCGCCGTGGCAGCCGCGGACGACCGGGCAGCCGCTGCGGGCCGGCATCAGCTCCTTCGGTGCGGGCGGAGCTAACGCGCATGTCGTTATCGAAGAGGCTCCGGCGCGGCCCGCACGCGATGCCGTTGCCGGTCCCGTCGTGCTGTTCTTGTCGGCACGGACCGAGACCGCCCTCGCCGCCTACGCCACGTCGCTTCGGGAGCACATCTCACGGCACGGCGGCGACCTGGGCGACATCGCCTACACCTTCGCCGTCGGCCGCGTCGATCTGGCCAAGCGCCGGGCGATCCGGGCGGCGAGCATCGAGGAACTGCTGGCCGGTCTGGCCGGTGCCGGTAGCGAGTTCGGTGCGGATGACCCGGTCACGCAGTGGCTCTCCGGCGGCAGCATCGACCGCGAGACTGCCTGCGGCGCTGCCGGGTATGGACGGCGGATTCCGTTGCCGCACTACCCGTTCGAGCGGGTGCGCTGCTGGTACGACCTGCAGATCGCCCACCTGGACCCGAAGCGGGACCCGGTCGAGCTGCCGCACCTGCGCGACTTCGGACAGGCCGTGCCGGCGGCACCGCAACCCGCCGCACCACAGCCGGCCGCACCGAAGCCCGAGCCGGTCGCCGCAGCACCCAAGCCGGTCGCCGTCGCGCCGATCCGGCTGCGCAAGGAAACCACGAACCGCCTGGAGGGCAAGTCGATGCCACGCGACCAGAAGATCTCCCTGCGCCGACTCGGCGGCGCACCGACCCCGCCTCAGCCTCCGGTCGTCCCGGCGCCGGCCCCAGCTACTCCGGTGGCCGTGACGTCCGAAGTGGACAGTGAGCTGACCGCGATGCTGAGCGAGGTCCTCTACCTCGCGGCCGGCGAGCTCGACGCCGACCAGTCCTTCCAGGACCTCGGCGTTGACTCCATCCTCGGCGTCGAGTTCGTCGGCGCGGTCAACCGCCGTTTCCAGCTGGCGATCAAGGCCACCGAGCTGTACGACTTCCCGACGCCGGCCACGTTCGCCGCACACGTCGCGGCACAACTCGGAACCGCACCGGCCGAGCCGAAACCCGTTGTCGCACAGCCGAAGGCCGACACCACGGCGGAGATCCGGGCCACCCTGCGGGCCCAGCTGGCCGAGGTGCTCTACACCTCGGTCGACGAGATCGACGACGACGAGACCTTCAACGCGCTCGGCCTCGACTCCATCCTCGGTGTGGAGTTCGTCGCCTTCGTCAACCGCACCTACGGCCTGGACGAGAAGGCCGGCGTGCTCTACGACCACCCGAGCCTCGGCCGCCTGGCCACCCACGTCGCCGGCCTGCGCGACGTGACCGGCGAGCTGGATGCCCTGCTCGCCGCCGTCCGTGACAACCAGCTCAGCGTCGACGACGCCATGAGCCTGCTGGGAAAGTGAGCGCGAACCCGTGACCGAGCAGGAGATCTTCGACGTGGTCCGGCGGCACCTCGCCGAGGTGCTGCCCGACCTGGACACCGCCCGCGTCCAGCCGGACGTGAGCATGCGCGAGCTGGGCGCCAACTCGATCGACCGGATGGACCTGGTCATCGGCGTGCAGGACGAGCTCGGCATCACCGTGCCCAACCACGAGCTGACCAGCGTGCACAACCTGCGCTCCCTGGTCGCGGCCATCCAGGCGCACGTGTGATGACCGGCCTCGATCGCGTGCTGCTGACCTCGGCGG encodes:
- a CDS encoding phosphopantetheine-binding protein, which codes for MTEQEIFDVVRRHLAEVLPDLDTARVQPDVSMRELGANSIDRMDLVIGVQDELGITVPNHELTSVHNLRSLVAAIQAHV
- a CDS encoding beta-ketoacyl synthase N-terminal-like domain-containing protein produces the protein MSEFTDPNAVAVVGVACRFGPASTVTELWDLLAAGRSGIREHTDEELLRLGHAPETLRRPGFVRAGSVLADAETFDAEFFGYSPQHAEWLEPQQRLLLQTCWHALEDAAIPPRGGDLRTGVFVSVGQPTNPALGITDLDAAGMIRFSSSDKDFAATRVSYKLGLTGPSLTVQTACSSSLVGVHLAAESLINEECDVAVVGGVSLHYPQAGYLASRDMILSPTGACRPFDDEADGTVFGNGVGAVVLRRLSDAIADGDPIRAVIRGSAVNNDGGRKMDFHAPSPEGQEAVIREALAVAGVDAGTVGYVETHGTGTHLGDPIEHAALAKVYGRDGDCLLGSVKNVIGHTNTAAGVAGLIKAVLLLEHGEVPAQQGFGRPNTRLVPSGLKVGVGSESWPVDGLRRAAVSSFGIGGTNAHVVLEQAPSRAVSEVAPGPYVFELSARTPNALKENASQLADWVEATQPRIADVATTLADGRSEERERLTVAASTVDELVTKLRTGAHESAEFEPIDGAQRISAPGYPFARRIWPRPVTPNPAGMIDRNVSTLDSVRFERVLSPQEPVVAEHVVAGGAVLPAAAQLEMALGAASEALGRPVVGLQDITFHQPVRVTESTRLIAEVVKDDRGVRVRILSDVLHAEARVLDSVSTATDSAVVGETVVPPAELYRTFAANGVEYGPAFQVIGSLSRGAAGAQARISWNPGVDGRTYRVSPFLLDGVLQTVIGCLFGEDLGGETFIPYSLARLEVLADPGSSLQVSVRPVPLAGGGKRVRKFDLTAVGDDGSVVLRLTGLALRPIGATKPAVHVYAPVETTRGPLPGAGEPIVWSPPKSAAEPAVAARDAAVAAIEFLKPLLREHGRRGAHVVVPCDDDLTGRLIGSGLAAFGRSLTAENPRFALTTVTDPVQLTGIDEVYRPVRFASGASAFVDGGRYWINGMGHLAEAVAAHLVRRYNAHVVLTGRSDRTVDHLGSSVEYHQLDCTDAAAVRAFAAGLEPVRGVVHCAGVLRDSFVLRKSAEAAAEVIDPKLLGAALLDEVTAGWPLDLFVVFSSVSGVLGSPGQADYAFANAAADQFARHRATVRGGRTLSVAWPYWAEGGMGDATVEEVLAGLGMRPLSTADGIATLESLLSDPNAPITPLVLCGDKQKLHETFPQLGTAQSAEPVVADAPAAPEPQPETVAVVGDLRPALELRLAAVVGEATRTPVAEVRPDRYFEDLGIDSLLVVRIVELLERDFGQLSKTLLFECQTVAELADYFLAEQPDRCVELCGVKQPVTTPVVKAEIVEEPPVQPIAGDSRDIAIIGVAGRFPGGEEPDEFWQTLLAGKDLVTEVPADRWDANAIYDADATRVDRTHTKWGSFLNNVQDFDAPLFNISPREAGIVDPQARLFLESCWTVLEDAGYRPDQVVTRADDLHRRDVGVFVGAMYGEYQLHEAEERLRGNPILANSAYWSIANRVSYFFNFQGPSVAVDTACSSALTAIHMASEAIRAGSCKVAIAGGVNTLIHPNKYYMLSQGRFAASDGRCRSFGAGGDGYVPGEGVGSVLLKPLADALADGDHIHAVIKGTSANHGGRTNGYTVPNPKAQADLITKALRDAGLDAGSLDYIEAHGTGTSLGDPIEIRGLTSAFNRDGVRARGICPIGSVKSNLGHLESAAGVVALSKVLLQLKHRTLVPSIHSEPPNPEIDFARTPFVVQKQVAPWQPRTTGQPLRAGISSFGAGGANAHVVIEEAPARPARDAVAGPVVLFLSARTETALAAYATSLREHISRHGGDLGDIAYTFAVGRVDLAKRRAIRAASIEELLAGLAGAGSEFGADDPVTQWLSGGSIDRETACGAAGYGRRIPLPHYPFERVRCWYDLQIAHLDPKRDPVELPHLRDFGQAVPAAPQPAAPQPAAPKPEPVAAAPKPVAVAPIRLRKETTNRLEGKSMPRDQKISLRRLGGAPTPPQPPVVPAPAPATPVAVTSEVDSELTAMLSEVLYLAAGELDADQSFQDLGVDSILGVEFVGAVNRRFQLAIKATELYDFPTPATFAAHVAAQLGTAPAEPKPVVAQPKADTTAEIRATLRAQLAEVLYTSVDEIDDDETFNALGLDSILGVEFVAFVNRTYGLDEKAGVLYDHPSLGRLATHVAGLRDVTGELDALLAAVRDNQLSVDDAMSLLGK